The genomic region CAAAGAGCAAAATTAGGTCTTGAGCAAAGATTTACACATTTCTACAGTCTCAGTGGTAAACATCATCAAACTTTTAGAGCAGCTGATTTTTCTCTGAAGCTGATGATGTTCTCTGTTTTCCCTCAGATTCCTCTGTGGAAGCAGAAATCCGGACATGGCGACCAGCCTGTGATCTGGGTCTGTTGTTTCCTCCACCTGTTCATCCCTGATTGTGatgatgatgttttgttttggcatCATTAACGGCGCCGCTGCGTGTTTCAGGACTACCATGTGATCCTGCTTCAGGTGCGCCCTCAGTCGGACTCTCTGGTTTACGATCTGGACTCTATATTGTCGTTTCCCTGCAGCCTGCGGCTCTACGGAGCCACGGCCTTCCGCTCGGACCGCCACATCCGACCCGAGTACCACAGGTAACCTGCTGTTACAAATTCCCTTATATTACtgtctatttgtttttgttaaatgctGGCGTAAAAAAAACTAGTGTTTTACATCAGGCGCTTGTTGGGCAGCTAAAGGGTCCttagaaaattatatatttaggcGTTAGCGGCAGTTATTCTTCCGTTACATTCATACCCTTTGGGATAAAAGGGGTCATAAAAGCGTCATAACGCTTTTATGACCCACTTATAACGATCTAAATATTGCTTTGGTATGCTAATGAGGCGCTGTTCTTCAAAGCCAATGTTTCTTTGTAACTTGTTTATGTAATGATTCTAATTCCTGCTCTAATATAAGCAAGGGTTACCTTTGCCATGTTCCCCAAATAACATTAGTTTCTGACCGTGGACACCTTTTCTAACCCACAGACGATGCTAATGTGTAAAGAAACATGAACTTTTAGAATCTTGTTCCTCACTCTCattcaatatttaataataatgcatttgtttagcataaatgctggTTAAtatcttcagattttttttttttttacaattcctttgatctttttattttcaaaaacttccattttgttttgcttttgctaaGCTAGCTCGACGAGCAAAGCAGCTTTATAAATCTaactggcagccaatcagaaagattAGCACGGTAAATGACATTTCAATGGattgttttaacatattttatgcaatgattaaaaatatatattttattttttaaaaattaaattaaaaagcaataatttttaaagtttttaaatttcttctattttctgaCCCCCCCTAGCATAGCATAGCATAGCACCTTGGTGGCCCCCACTTTTAAAAGCACTGGGCTAGCGTTACAGCTTAGAGAGGCGTTCACAGCTAACAAACAGTAATACTAGGGAATTTATATCAGCTGCAGGGAGATGAAGGTCACACATCTGATGATGCCACAGTAATGTCTGCCTGTGTCTGTGACAGGAAGCTGCGTGTGATTCCTGCTGACAGCTTCCTGTTGAACTTTGCGTCTGATCGATCTCACATGAGGAACCCTGATGGAACCTGGAAGATGCCTCCTCCTCCATACGCACCCATCCAGACGGCAGGTAGATCTTCTTtcagggtttatttttgttttgaatatgtACATAGAAATACAGCATGAAGCATAATGTCAAAACTTTAGTTTTACATATTCAAGAAAGTTGGTGGAAGTATAAACTTATCAATATTCCCACtctttacatatatatttacatttactacATGTATAATCCATACATAAGAACTAAACCCTTTAATAGTTAAACCGTCAGTTTACTGgctatttaattttaacaatggcaaaacaattatttctttagatatcaccaaaagaaaaactagcatcagtaacaaaaataacaataactgtAACAATATTACAGTTAATATATAATAACTGTGTAATATTATGTATTATATCTAACAATTATTACATGTTTATATgatcattttattagttttatgtttGGACAAGTGCAACATTCAAATTATTCCACAGTTTTGCTCCACTTACAGTTTTTTCctgaatttgcatattttaaattggAAATTTGCTCGTTTGtcttaaatagttttttttaaggtttttcggtattttttttatttttggctttgtACAAAATTGGAGCCGTCTGTAGTTTCACTAtgtcaataaatttaaataattcagattttacaAAAAGCGTGTTAGAGTTTTATAAATATCCCACTTTATAGattatttctaatttctttattttttaacaccTGTAGAGAGGTTTTGTAATTATTGCCCCAAATCTACACAATCACTTAAGTGTTTCGTGATGATACTGATGATGacgataatgatgatgatgatgatgatgatgtcactgGTTTGACGCCTCTCCTCCTCAGAGAGTCAGATGAACCTGGATGACTTCATCAGTATGAGCCCTGCTGACGGCTGGGGAACCGTCTACAGTCTGGATCACTTCCTGCTCACATACACTGGAAACCCGTCCACAGCATCGTCTTCACCCTGATCTTCCTCAACGCCACCAGCAGCAGATGTGGTTACATGACATTGTTGCTTCAGATTGTTCAGAATCAACGGTTGTGTTGGACTTTTATCCTGGTTCTGATGTTGGATCCTCTAGTTTCGACCTGTGGATTATTTTTCtgagtaataaaaacatttttatcgtCTATGGACATGTTGACATTAAAATCAGAGCTTGAGGAAAACAAGATGGACCAACTTCTAACTGGAAACAGCAGAGTGTGAGTAAAACATtgattaagaaacaaaaaagagctTCTTTTAACCAATATAAGAATTAAAAAGGTGGTTATTTACTTTTAAGGTCATGCTTTGGACCCAGACCTCAATCTACGCCTAAAACTGTTTGAAACTATCAGTTTTTCTCCTGCCTGAACCAGTTAATGACTCACACTGGTGCATCTCAATATAAAAGTACAATAGAGTTGATTtagtttagttatttagttCCAAAGTGAAACTCATAGATTCACCAGATAgagtaaaataattacaaaattcacattttgcacatttctgtgcCTCCATCTGGGATTCTACTGCTACTAAAAGCAACCTAATGGCTTAAAAAGACacttaaccttttttttatttttatttctttcaaatattttttcaccgattttatttttttcatattttttcatctttcctttTTACTTATTGTAAGACTGAaacaataaatagaaacatttgtggcccttgaaatggttttatttaacCCCAGAACAAAATCTGGGGTAAAAACAATTGATAAACCCCCGAAAATGGGAAATTACAACAATCTGAAGCCCTTTTTATGTCTTGGACCTTTAATGATACACAGATTTAAATTGAgcaagtaaaataaacaagcaaacaaaaataaatcacaataaatcaattcttGCCTTTCTGATTTGATAACTTTTGTAGCCTGCAAATAGTTTAAATTAGCCAGTTTTGGTCCCCAGGGCTAAAAGTTTGTGTTGCACACTTAATTAGTCAATGTGGTTTTCTACTGTCAAACAGCagaattcaatttaaataagaaaagggAGAGggtgtaattattttaaatgtccattCTGTCACGTTTGTACACCACTGACCTCCGATGTGtcgctgctgccccctgctggacataCTAAACAACAAGGATGAGAAAGTTTTATGCTGTTTTGGGTCATTATCCTGTTACTAGTCGACACATTTCTCCCCAGAATGCCTGGATAGTTTGATACTCTGCACAGattgaaaacagctgcagcaaagcagtgccaaaacaaaaccaagctTCCTTCGTCTTTCACAGTCGGGACAGTGGTCTTTTCTTGATCTGGTTCATATTTATGTCTCTGAACAAagagctaaaaagaaaagactttcTCCCAGAAGCTTCACAGCTTGTTACCATGCATTGTGGTTCATTCCAGCCTCACTTTATATGATTTGATTTGCTCCCATTAAGTCCCCTTAGGCtgaaacaacataaataattcATGGATATGATCCCGCTCTAACATGTTCTGCAGCAGAATCACCTGATGAAACCAGATGGGTTGGGTTGACATTCCTGTAAATGTGGAGGTAAATTTAATCAGGAAGAAGCAAAGGGAGCTGATCAACTCTACACTCGATACTAGAAAATCTTGTCAAACAAGATTCAATTAAAAAAGTGAGTATGAAGATTCATCTCATCTGCGTCTGTGTGGCTTAAACTTTGTGAAAATTACAATGCATTAAATAtcgtttttgtctttgtttccacAGATTTTAGAGAATGAAACTTTTCAGCGCTGATTAAATTTGGTCATCATGCCAAAGCAGAAATCTATGTCAACTATATCAGGTTGTCAGGATCTCAAGAACCaaagtttttattatcttattaGTTAATGCTCAATTCTGCTCGTCGGCATACGGTGCCTATAGAGGGACATTTTATAGCCACTTATTGACAGATCAAAACCTCTAGTTCTGCTTtattatttaccatttattCCCTTTCACTGTTTTTGCTCTTTGGTAACACTTAGATATTTCAGATAATCAAATAAATCatagtaaatacaaaaagcaaagatgctTTCATTAATTAGGAAGAAAAAGGCAACCAAAGCAACATGGTGTAtgcagttaaacatttaaattttaagacacTTTTAAATAGacattgtttgtcctgttttctACAGAACCATCTATTTTGTTGGGTCGtagattttttgtgaaatctttgTGAAAAGAATCTGTGAAACAGATTAGAAATAAACTTACTTAAATCTCaatttaaatctctgtctgagTCCATTGTTCTCCTGGTTTAACTTGGTAAACCAGTACAGACTGCATCTGGTGCTTGCTgtatttcagaaagaaaataataataatttgaccGTCTCCCAGATTAAATATAATCCCGCTCTAACCTGCCCTGCAGCAGAATCAAACCTGCTGTAAGCAGAGGGGAGTGGCTGGTTGACAGTTAAAATGtgggtgtttgtttttccttttcattctgCATTTTCAAGAAGAACCACAGGCAGCCGATCAGCTCCACATTCAATTCAACAAAAGCTCCAAACGGTAAgtgttttaaattgattaaGGATTTGTCctgtaaaatgtgattttttttgttgtctatcaacaaattaaagcagtttataaaaaataaatgcacaaagaaAGCAGGTTGTCAAGCCTGTTTCTCAGCCTTAACACACTGATTCACCTGATCTTCATTAGTTCTCAATAGGATGTTATTTAAACGCTTTATGAACTATTTTAAGTCAAAATGTCTCTTTCTAAAGAAAGATGAGTGGAAACAGCAACACTGAACCCGatgaaggaagaggaggaagttgGTTTCCTGCTCTTTGtatggctgctgctgcaggagttGTTGGTCTTTGTAAGTTACAGAAAActgataaatttttttattttcatattatgaaGAGGCCCGTCATAATAAAAGCATGGTGagattattttcagattatttgtgcTTTCTGTTGTGATGGAACCAACAATTTACAGTAGAGGAGACTTTCCACTTTTGGAAATTTAtgaaaagttgaagaaaaacatcagaagtTTCGAGATCAATCttagaatttttttctagaaaaatcttggaaatttcttagtttcaaaagtcaaatattttcaacttttgaagcTCTTAAATTTCTCaagtttttctagaatttttttattaatttttttggtggaaattttgCCCTTTTTTCTGCAATAGCCCTTGTACATACAACATAgtacatattaaaatattgatgcATCAGAAGAGTTAAATTtgcaagaaatgttttattttaaatgcatttttgacaTAAGCAGATATGTATGGCGGTGCATTACTTTAGTATAGTTTAGGCCAATACTAAACTATTCTAAATGGTTTAGAATAGTTTAGTATTGGCCAATACAAATAGGAGAATATTTATTGgcctgtttgtatttttgctaaCAAGCAACTAAacaggttttcatttttatttatttcctctgtcTGCATAGAGACCTTCAGGTATGGTGTCTGAATTCACAAACGTTTAGTAATAACCTCTTTTAGATCACTAAGTTACCATTGTTTAAGTTACTTAAACCAGATAATTAAAAGATACCCTAAATTTGTTGAAATGTCTCTGTTTGCTTCTTCAGTGTGGCAGAATcgtgaaaccaaaaaaaagattgaagaGATGGAAGTAAAGCTCAGGAGAAACAGTCTCTCCATTCACCGCAGTCAGATTATTccatttattgaattttattcTACGTTTTCAAGTTCCccagaagagaaaagaaacgtTGTACGCAACGGTTATGCAAGCAGAGGAGCACAGTTCCTTTTATCAGAGCTGGATGACTTGGAGGATCTGCTGGTGGAAAGGCAGCATCTCTACTGCAGATACTTCACAACGAAGCCTCACCTGGAGCGGATGGAGAAGAAGATACAGGAGAACGCCAATGTTTTGGTTTggtacaatttaataaaaaaagaggagttGGATAAAATCTTCCGTGAAGATCATCACTGTGCTTCCTGTGTCTCGTACCTGTGGACtggagacaaaagaaaaaatggaaaactgaTGTGGGAGATGCTGGAAGGCTGGAGGAAGGCGGCGACGGGAAATATCAAAGACAAGACCTTTAAAAAGGTGAGCATGAATCAGAGTGGCTTAAACTTTATATGAGAATATCCTGCAATAAAcgttaatttctttttttttgaacagGTTTTCGAGGACAAAGAAAATTTCCGGTCCACTTTTCAGCGCTGATTAAATTTGGTCATGAGCAAAATTTACTCAGCAGGGGGTTTCAGGAAACCTGAAACCAATGTTAAcgaatgtttttattatttaatgggGGTTAATGTTCAATTCTGCTTGGTATCATAAGAGTGGCTTCAGAGGGACAAAAttatacaaacattttcaatcaaGAAAATTATAGACATCATCTTCATGATACTGTCTTGGGAAAACAGTGTCTTCaatcagaggcttcttcaaatttgctgtaatactgactgctgcaggagatctgtcctgcccacagccatcaccaactacaataactctttgaagaatttttattaatgagtcacagcatttaatttccctttgagatcaataaagttttcttgaatttgaattttgagtttctcttttgtttcatcatcatcagtagctgtgtttctgtcacaaatgtgcacaaatctttgtttatgttctgctaattttgacaaaacacaattttgtaattgccATTTCCATTAAGTAAGAAGTTATATTGAAATCTCGTCATGGCAGTGACGGATGTGAAACAGTTATGTGAGAtagatttttgtcattttcaccaGTAATAACATCGGGTTCTTCATCATGACTCATATGatgagaaaaaagtgtttccattgcaaataaACCACTtcattctaacacaaaaacaatttaacgaaaaatgtttttttccaaatgtgcatgtttccatttagcaaatttatttacattgcCATGTTCCCAAAATTGCATTAGTTTCTGGCTGTGGACACCAACCCACAGACAATGttaatgtgtaaataaacattaacttttagaataattttCTGCACTGTCATTCAGTATTTAATTGTTACGtttatttagcataaatgcaGATTGAAACCTTCTGATTTTAGTGGTccagctgctttttattttttttttgtagcaggATGTTTTGAGCAGCTTTATAAATTGCTAATAAGAGAGATTAACATGggaaattgcattttaatacattattatatgttatattttatgcaaaaatataattaaaatgcaatgattattgatttttattattatttctcttcCCTCCACCTCTCTTGCTGTTATATTCATGTTAGTCTTGGTATCTTTCCTGACAGTGAAGAATCACAGGGAGATAAGGAGGAAGAGGGAGTTGGAACTGCAGaggatgaataaaaatgtttgtattttacacAGTTGAgtcttaattttacattttgttcttgtgttttggaaaataaaaaggaaaataatgatGCTTCTTCATAGATCGATGTGCTGGAGAAACTCCTGGAAATGAGACGAGACGTTTTCTGCAGCTTCATCGTTCCACAGTctgcagctggaggaagagATCATGAAGAAAGCTGACACTTTGGTGTTGGAGCGCGATGTAAAGAAAGATTTGGAAGAAATCTTTCGTGTGGGTGATAACTGTGCTACTGATTTTCTGAGCAAAGTAACTGGAATTGAAATGAACCACGGAAAACTAATGTGGGAAAAAATAGGAGAATGGAGGCGAGATCTTAGGAAGACCATTGAAGA from Xiphophorus couchianus chromosome 13, X_couchianus-1.0, whole genome shotgun sequence harbors:
- the ntaq1 gene encoding protein N-terminal glutamine amidohydrolase is translated as MTTVHRITPIPENCVYTSCYCEENVWKLCEFVQKERTAPLEQLFVVFISNDKRMIPLWKQKSGHGDQPVIWDYHVILLQVRPQSDSLVYDLDSILSFPCSLRLYGATAFRSDRHIRPEYHRKLRVIPADSFLLNFASDRSHMRNPDGTWKMPPPPYAPIQTAESQMNLDDFISMSPADGWGTVYSLDHFLLTYTGNPSTASSSP
- the LOC114155820 gene encoding uncharacterized protein LOC114155820, which codes for MSGNSNTEPDEGRGGSWFPALCMAAAAGVVGLLWQNRETKKKIEEMEVKLRRNSLSIHRSQIIPFIEFYSTFSSSPEEKRNVVRNGYASRGAQFLLSELDDLEDLLVERQHLYCRYFTTKPHLERMEKKIQENANVLVWYNLIKKEELDKIFREDHHCASCVSYLWTGDKRKNGKLMWEMLEGWRKAATGNIKDKTFKKVFEDKENFRSTFQR